The DNA segment tcTACAAGAGGAAATTTATGTAAAGCAGCCCAAGGGATTCCAAGTCAAGGGACAGGAGGAGAAGGTCAACTTGTTGAAGAAGGCCTTAGATGGTCTTAAATAGGCTCCCAAGGCCTGGTACAGCAGGATTGATGAACATCTTCAAAGTCTTGGATTTGTTAAAAGTCCAAGTAAAGCTACATTATATGTAAAAGAAACAGATGCTAACTTAATTGTAGTTtctgtttatgttgatgatctgTGAGAAACTGGTAAAAGAGTTTAAAGCTGAAATGCTCAAAGTATTTGAGATGACAGACCTTGGCTTCATGTCTTACTTTCTGCGTATAGAGGTGAAGCAAGATCATGATGGAGTCTTCATAAGCCAAAAGAAGTATGCAAAGGAAATACTTAACAAATTTCACATGGAAGATTGCAAAAGGACCAGCACACCAATGAATTAGAAGGAGAAATTTAGCAAAGATGATGGACTAGAAAAAATGGCTGAAAACCAATACAAGAGCCTGATTGGTTACTTGATGTATCTTACAGCCACCAGACCAGACATAATGTTTTCAGTAAGCTTGCTTTCAAGATTCATGCATTGTGCCAGTGAAGTGCATTTTCAAGTTGCCAAAAGGATTATAAGATATATCAAAGGCACAACAAATTATGGCATTAAATATTCTTATTGTCAGAATTTTAAGCTTCATGGTTATTCTGATAGTGATTGGGTAGGTTCTATTGATGACATGAGAAGTACAACAGGATTTTGTTTCAGCTTTGGATCCGGAATTTTTTCATGGTCCTCAAAAAAGCAAGATGTGATAGCTCAAAGTAGAGCAGAGGCAGAATATGTAGCAGCCAATGCTACTGTAAATCAAGCAATTTGGATCAGAAAAATACTCGCAGATCTACACATGAAGCAAAATGAGCCAACACAGATTCATGTAGATAACCAAGTTGCAATTGCAATTTCAAACGATTCTGTTTTTCATGGCAAGACTAAGCATTTCAAGATCAAGTTGTATCACTTAAGAGAAGAACAAAAGGATGGTGAAGTTAAACTGCTTTATTGCAAGACTGAGGATCAAATTGCAGATGTGTTAACCAAGGCTCTACCAAAAGCTAGATTTGAAACCTTAAAAAAGCAAAATAGGCCTCTGCAACTACTAAGGCAAGGAGGAGTGTTGGAAATGTGCCTTAGGTTGCTACAATTCTAggcaaacaaaaaattgttgaataatTGGTCGATAGACCAAGTATTTAGGAAatgttttctatatatatatatttggctTGATATTAGGAATTGGTTAGACATGGCTTGAAATTAGCAAATTCTCTTGACTTTCTATTATGTTTCAGCTCTATATAAAGAGCAATGCagtgaataaaaatatactaGATACCAAGTTCTTTTCTTTACtgaaaaagttttgtttttcctttgctGTCATAAAATTTCTGCCATGTTCTTGTGTCATTTATCAACAGGTTGTTCTAATGAATCTCTTGGTCAAGAATTTTCAAGTTGTATGCATagtgaatttcaaatttgtatGATGGGAAAGCTCAAGTTTTTCCTTGAATCTAGTCGTGCTTTTAATTCGTTGAATTGAGGTCACGAAGTCCCTTTCTCTCTGGTTGTGCATATTATGCCGTTCCTCATGGATTTCTCTTCCACATTAGAGGTCATGGAGTATGCTTGCTCTATGACTGAAAGTTTGGAATTGGAAATGCTTCGGTATGTTGACTGGAAGAATCATAAAGATCCATTATATGTGCACTAAGCTTTTCATTATTCGCACGCTAGAACTTTGTTTCACTGCAGCAAGGCCCGAAGCTGGTTCTCTAATTGGTTTCCATTCTTGCTGTTATTGACTGGTCAATTGTTCGACACACAACTGAGTACTATTGAGGTTTTTCCATCGGTTATCACCTTTTTTTAGCCTCCTTTTTAGATCCCATTTGGTTACTTGGCATtcttaaataagtttttcaactaaaaatataaacacaAGCCACTTATTGGAAGTCTGACATATCTATTGTATGAAGAAATTCGTAGCTTGACAAATATTATTACTGAAATTCATACAACATAGATTTCTTCTGCCCAAATAATCCGAATAGAACcaccctaattaatttttatctttttcagcAGATTTTATTAATTCCATCCCCTTGGATTTTCCATATTAGCTGCAATTACAACATCAAGGATAAACCTCGATGAGCGACCTCAAACCCAAAATGGGTGTTATCTTGTAGTGACTGAAACCAGCTTCCAAGAATAGCTTCTCCCATTCTTTCTCCTCCCTCTCTTTACCCGTGACCAAAACCATCATCAGCATATCGAAGAACAGCTGTGTTTCCCTGGACTTGCAGTCTCCTTTCTGGTTCTTCACCATCATGTCTATGATAATCACCTTTCCTCCCCTTTCCTTGCTCGGAATTGCTTCCCTGCATCGCTTTAGTATTTTCACGCATTCCTCATCGCTCCAGTCATGCAATATCCACTGCTTGCAATTTGAATTCCAGTTAGAAATGGAAGTATACATCATTAATTCAATCTATGTCCATGGACAAAAACTAATGGAAGACTGTTTAGGCTATTTACAAAGTAGaaagatataaaacaataaCGAGATTTGGTGACTGGTGACTATTTAAAAGGGTAAAGACAAGCAGCGTTTTGAGCCATAATTTTTAGCATATTTGAATCCTGACGAAGCTAAGTAACTGATAAGAGAAACTTAGACGTACCTTGAGTAAAATTGCATCTGCAGGAGGAATGGCCTCAAACATATCCCCTGCGAAGTAGTTCAAGTTCTTGCTCCCTTGCAAGCCAGCAACCACATGGGGGAGATCTAACACAGTGCATTTCAAGTGTGGGAAAGCGTTGGCAATGGCCTTAGCCACTGTTCCCGTGCCACCCCCTACATCAACTAACGAATTCAACCCCTCAAATACGCCCTTGCCCTCCTTAACCAGCACGCTAGTGACTAAGCGAGCATCACTAGCCATGGCTTCGTTGAAGACATAGTTGAGCTGAGGTTCATGGCCAGCATAATCCCATAATGTCCGCTCGTGAGCAGTGTCAAACGGAGTGGGATCATCATTTTGAAACCAAGCACTCACATAATGCCATGgtttagttaaagttgggtcgAGCATGGCAAGCAAGAAGGGCCTTACGCTCAAGGAGTCATCCTTTAGGAGAAGCCGAGAGGCATGCGTAAGCACATACCCCTCTTCTTCCTCACTCTGTTGGGCTCTTTGCGCAGCGAAGAAGTCAGATTGAACAAGAACACGCATGAGACGGTACACATACTGGGTCTTTTTTGGGTGGACTGGGAGCTTAGCAACCAGCTGAGGAAGAGTCATGGGCTTGCcatggttgtggatgatgtCTGGGATGCCTAGTTGAATAGCACATTTCAGTGACATAGAGTTGACGAAATTGAATATGTGGTTCCAGACATGAGCTTGAGCTTGAAGCAGCTCACTTGACATCTCACTATTTGCCGGATCCATGTACCTCACACTGACCTCTTACGCTGCTAATTTTTTCGTATTCCAACCTGGAACCTTAACCTCTTTATATAGCATTGGGCATTGGACCTcgtgaaaaatataaatttcaaaatcatgtGTGAATTCTAGAGGTGGGTCGTTCAAATGTatacaaaaaaatggttattCCGTCCACTAGATTACGCTGTGGCAGACTCGAAATCCGCCAGCACATGCCACTCCTGTTGGGTCCTTGTGCTTTGCAATATTCACTTATAAATTAATCATTAATTTTCTCTATTGGGTTAATTGACTGAAATCACCTAAATGGGACTAGGAAAGGGATGTACATACTATTCCCagtaatattttaattacaGCAGCCCACAACAAGTTCATCGTGTTTAGTGGATATAAAAGGTAAGTACTAGCCTATGCGCAAGACTGAGTCCGTCCTATCATTTAAGGGCGAAAAGATTAAGTTTCGTGCCAAACGTTTTTGCTGTagcttttatttgtttagtatATTTATACATCTTTCATTAGGAAAACCATTTCCTCTTGTCTAATTAATTTATACTTTTGTGGGGTATTGGACCAACAAAATTGGTCCAGATGCAGATGGCAGAAACGTGGCCGAAagcaaatataaatttttggatGTGGACAAAACTTTTTATGCCAATTGGcagaaatattttctataataagaAATCTATACATGTGATTATATCGAAAGATATGTTTCACATGTTAGCAATGGATTACGGATGATAATGAACCAAATCGGATGATAATGAACCAAACGGGATAGCGTGTTTAAGAATTCCTtccaaattctcaaataatgaTTTGAAAAGGTAATCAATCTAGAATTtcaattatacttttttttttccttttattcttATCTAACTTcacctttttattgttttttttcttttttacacattattactattaattattaatattaaaaataatattactatATTTAGATTATTACTACTACAAAAAACCCTAGAAgatgatttctatttttttacttcttaaagtttgtaagttttattaaaaaaatattctttgttttttactttttatactTTATGTACTACATTAAGaggaattaaattattattgttattattattaacacctcattaatattattatttatgatattagtttatattattaattttattattaatagaaCTAATATTATATTCAAGTTATAAGCATAACAAAGAGAAAAGTGTATTTTAACtcactaattaaaaaaaatataaaaaaattatataactttaatttttataaattagtttatcttcatccatttaaaaatattttaaaatattttaaaatacataatcgtttataattattttctaaaataccattttacttgataatattaaataaaattatcaaaaaattaatttattattttaatttgataaaagtatcttacaaataaatatattctaaattttttattatataatctgacatatatatataaattatttttaaaaaaaaaatctctaaatcctcaagtgataaataaaatctttctaattccctaattaacaatgattttatatcttgtattatataaatccactcatattcttattttcttttaataaaattgaataaaaattttgttatttggcatcaacaataaaataagaaattttaaaaatttaaaatataataaaaattaaaatacttaaaaattaaatacaattaaaacaaaaaaaaaagttaaaattaaatacaattaaaaccaaaaaaaaaactaaaaaattaaacaaaaatgaaatattgaCTCTCATTATATTTCCAACTCTTTCTTGAACCTATATTTTCTACTAGTATGATTTAGctaagtgaaagttaatatttatttttatatttttatctttgaagttgtttttagttttaattgtatttttaatttttaaaatttcttattttattaatctcgAATCCATTATcacgttaaaaaaaaaaaattgtcaattgaTATTATTAACCTGATAAGTAAAGattatttttggaaacaaatatatgacttgttaaaatgtatatatattttaaaatgtttttaaattgatgaaaataaaattgatttataaaagttggggttctttttttatatctttttcaaattagtgagtcaaaacccacttttcactacaacaaaatacattaatcttacaatattaatattttaaatatataatacattatgacataactttattttattttagtttttttaaacaaacacCTATGAATAACTGCCTTATGCTATACtccttaaaattttctttattataaattaatcttagaaaacaatttttttaaaaagcttatggtttttgttataaaaattgtTGCTATTAAGAgttatattgaaaaattaaacatttcaaaatttattaaatctatgtaatattatatattagtattattattttggataagttatttataatatttttaaaataataattaataaaacaataatttataattaattattatattatttatatgtattagtattaatattattattagttgataggttattgatgatgatgataataataataataataataattagaaaagaaaaagatgcaAATTGTAGGTATTACACTAATATATTGAACTTATAATATAAGTATATTAAAAGTACAATACATTACAAAATGTCATAATCTAACAAAGCTATGAAGCACATGTTGCCACCCTCACTTGTGCACTCTTTTTCCATAGTCTTTATTACTTTTACTCTATGTTGCCACCATTGCCTTTATTTTTAGAACTTGAGGACTCATCTTTGATTGAGATCTTCTTCCCTTAATCTTCTCAAATTTAATATActtcatgaatttttttgtgATAAGATCAAGTTTTCCATTTTCACTTtcctcttcttcatcatcaatAGTTGAAGCTTTGAATGACatgccatttttcttcttttcttgaaCTTGTTGATGATtgttcatatttatctcatgaGTCATAAGTGACCAATGAGTTCTTTAAGTAAGAGTTTTAAGAGATCTTTAGCTTGTTGAATGGTGGCCACCTTagcttttcatttatttgggaAAGACCTTGAAATTTTCACAACATCTTTAGTTTTTCTCAAAGTTTGAAATTCATTCACAATCTTCGTTAACTTAGTAAACATCTctcaaataaattcaaaaactttcattgaaaacaattcataattaTGCACAATGATGtttatcttaaattatttttacttagaTTAATgtcttcatgagttatttctaGAAGTCTCCAAATATCTTTTGTCATTTTACGATGAGAGATCctattttattcattgcatatattatattcatatatatactttatataaataattagattgttcaaaaaatacatgtatccttcataaaaataaatacatttttaagaaaaaaaaatcttcattttttttttgtcaaaaaattgtttaattaattaattaaacaaaaatattaatgaaaatgttctttcattaaatttaatgatttctcCCTAAATGTTAAATTGTTAATAGAAAGTATTCGCCcgtaaaatttgaaattagaaTGTAAGAAGGAGAGAAGGGAGACAAAACTAATTTAactagatttttgaaaaaaaatataaaaaaaaagtcaatagttttctttaacattggtttaattaaagattaaaatattaaaaattgtgaCAAATATATACGATTAGATTCTATAGAAATAGtgaaaatattatatgataattcagacaaaaaaatatcaataaaatttttttttgattaaaaatcataaaaaagaaaaaaaaaattaaaaaaaaaacttcaaaaaaaaattcaaataaacaataataggcgtactaaattttttttcctaaaaagacgacatatatatgataaaatttataatagacATTTAATAGTATAATGATAATACATTTTGTTTGGATGTATTTGATAGATACAAGAAATAAAGAcatgcataattattttttaaaaaactattaacaattttatttataaatttaaatattttttatttaattattaaacaaatgaTATAATAAGTTTATAAAGAAATTATCATTTAGTTTTGAacaatcaatttattaaaattttaaaataaaataatttaaatttttaattttgaaagaaacgCTTTTCTATGAACTTAAACAAGATATTTTGAGTGAGGACAAGGATGCAAGGAGATAAATGGAGAGCCATTGATGTTCATAGCAAAGGTAAACGAAAGAGGAGAGAAAGAATAGGTATGGTCGTTGGCCTGAGTCACTCACTATATATAACACGACTCCAGATCGGGGTCGAGGTCAGGTCCTGATTGAGGACACATTCAAGGTGCCTTTATGATGTGAGAATACAAAAAGGAAGTGGAATAGGACGAAAGAGAAGATGAATCATAACATCTTATAAAGGAAAAGAACCAAAATTCTAATAAGAATGGGATTTGGTTTCaataagaacaattttttatttctcctcTGGTTCTAAGAAACAATCCAAACACacatgaaaaaatgaaattgatttctcATTCTCTATTTCAAGATATCAAACATGGCCTCAGGGTAATGATCTAGCTGTGTTGGTCGGGTGCATAAAGGCTTGTGAACTTCCAAGTCTTCATACAACAAAGACGATTTGTCAAAATGAAAACTGACCGAGTAACATCCAGATTATTCTCCTCCAGAAGGGGGGAGAGGATTGGAAAGTAGAAGCAATGGAGATAATGAGGAAAGGCAACAATCAACCAAATTACTCCTATTCAGGACAGttgcaataaataaacaaacacaaCAACAACACTAGTATATTCCAAATTCCACTGGCATTTTGGTTCTTCTGTTGTGAACAGTAAAACAAGtgctacaaaaaggaaaaagaaacctTCCGTCTTTGTTTACAACACTGCAAGAAAACATCCCCACCTGGGGTTATTAAAGACTGAAAAGGAGGTACCTGAAAAGGAGGTACCTGCTCAGGTGTCGACTTCCACAAATTGATCTATCAAACTTCTTGAGATTAAGCCAATTCCAGAACTAAAAATTGCAGCTGTTCAGAGTGTTTGAGTCAATAGAGTCCATCCTCATCTTTGTAAAGAAGCCCAACTTCATGTGAAAAATCTGTAAATGGCCCCATTTGGTGGAAATTAGAAACAAGAAGAGTCCATATATCTGCTCAATACCATTGAACTATACTAACATATActctgatatatatatataacaatgcATCATGTAGTTAACACATCTAACTACATTAAGGCATCAAGATTTGAGCAGAAGACATATTCCAGCCTCATCCATAGAGTGAGGAAAAGCCACCACAAGTACAGAGCAGCAGCAAAGGAACACAACATAGGCTCacatatttcatttcaaaatgcgggagaaagaaaataaagaagaaaagtagaaggaaaataaaaatagatttaaaataaataaattatttttatatgatacttcaaaatcatttcacttattCTAACTCTTCTacgtaaaaattaaataatttgaaaatgcacaAGTCCCtaagtaatttaattatatatattttgtattttccataataaaaccaataatgagaaaatcattttccttaattttttttttctcttttcttagtATTACTTGAAACCAAATATACTGTAAAGAACTTTCTTATCTAATGAGAGACCCATGCAAAATGTATTCCTATTTCTGTGATTTTCCAAgcctaaaaaatttattttgagcaCCTAATCTTCCTTCTCAAATTTCACCGTCTTGACCATTCAATTAAAGAAGCAATTAAACAATTAGACTAAAATTCACAACAAGAATCCTTGGAAGACGAATAATATACATTCACCTAGAATGGGCTTCATCTACTAAACATAAGATCATCATACTGCTAACTAGAAGATTATTTCAGGATACACAATTTGCAAAACAAATTacatttcctttttaatttcaagCACATCAAGGTAGTGCAGGCGTAGTTATTATAGAGAGAACAAGTGTTGACCCTGGACAACTGCCGGGTCAAACTGCCAAACTGCAACATGGCAAATATATTATTCTCAAAACAGTCAGTCATAAAAACCAAAGCttatattgtttgattttattttattcacaattaaaaatatcaatttctgATGGAAATAGATTCAACCAATGGCTTGTATATAAATATGCAAAATATCAATTATAGATGCATACATAAACACTTATTTAAATATAAGCTCGTAGTCAACTAGCATGACACACAACACCCACCATATAATACTTTGAACAAAACTAGAGGTACATCCAAACCAATATAGTAGGTCCCACTTACCTTGCGTATATGTGTGTGAGAAAGAGAtaggaaaagaaagagagaagtgCTTAAAGTTAAAGAGTTCGCATAAGTGGGATTAAGAATGGGCAAGGTAGCTATGGAGCCCCCAAGTTAGTTAAGGGAAATCATGCCAACCCCACTTCTCGTAGGGGTCCATTTGATAAATGAGATGATGGCACTTGCGTAACCACAAAAGATGGAGCAGATGTGACAGAATGTAGAAGTTGGACTTAAGAGTAGGGCCACCCTTTAGATAATAAGAAATGAAGATTATATGAGGAAAGGTCGAAGATACATCCACCTCTACTCACCATTTGCTTTCTATCCATCCACGTCAGATCACCATTTGTTTTCTACATGTCACACACATAAACATAGATACAACTACATAAATATTGATACAATTACAGATCCGGGCCAAGTAGGAATTTcagaatgttttgattttacAAAGTGCTAGCATTTCCTTTGGAATAGGGgatagaggaaaagaaaaagatttgatcaaaattttcaatcaagtTGTTTCTAATCAGAATTCAAAACAGGACGAAATGGGAAGGATTTAGGGAATTTGACTACATGTTTATTGTTCCCCAAAATGTGATAATTTGAGTGGAATTACtttaacaatgaaaaaaaaaatctacattaCCCTCAATTTTAATAAGAAGGATAAGAACTGTCAGAAAACTTGATCATATCTAAATTCCATTGAATAGcaaacaaagagaaaatgatccaacttctttcattttccttccatAAATTATTACatccagttttctgaaaccaaATGGGACAGTGGGTCAACTCCTATTCTCTCCCTCGCCATACATTTGATGGGTTACACTTCATTCAAAAGTATTCATATCCAACACACACAGAGGAAGATGGAATTAGTATAcatagaaaggaaaaaacaatagCAGAGGAGATTTCCCCCAACaccaataaaatgaaaaaattaagcTTTTGTAAATTAGAGAATTCCCACTTTCTCAGGGCAGGAATCAATACCCACCAAAAATTGATAGTTTATTATATTCCAAATTCTTATCATAcatttgaaggaaagaaattctCATGGCAGTTCAAAGAATTTAAGAACATAAATCCAAattattatttggaaaaaaagaagaaaaaacaagaatcGTTAAATTAGGAATGTTAATAGTGATTCAAACAGACGGAAATGGCCGTAaaagaaataatcaaattgTAGAAGTACGATAATTgtgataaaggaaaaaaaataccgAAAGATTCAATATATAAAGTCGAAAGATTGCGAAGAACCGTACCATCCACTCGAACTCGGCCGAGTCCCACTCGATCTGGGCCGACTCAGCTCCCCCTGATCCGATTCACCACCTCTCCGCATCCTCTCGTGCCCACCCGACTTGGGCCTCTGCTCTTCCCCATACCGGTTCGGCGATCCGAAATTCCCTTGCCGGTTAGGCCGGATCTGGAACTCCAGCCCAGGTTTCTCCTCCCTGCCCACGAACCCCGGCCGCAGATGCGGCGGAACGAACCGATCCGGCTTCGACGGAGACGAGGGAGATGGTGAACCGGCCTGAGCCCGGCCCAGTGGTAGAGGAGCCAAGGAATCCTGCTCGGGCCGGGCCTGGATGGGAGGTGGCGGCGGTTGCTGCTTCTGTGGCGGCGGTAGTTGGGGCTGGGCCTTGGGGGTAGGGCGGCTTAATACGAGCATTCCTCCATGTGTTCGGGTGGCAGCGAGATGCGATTTGTAAGAATTTGATggagatgatgaagaagaagaaggggcGGAGGTGGCAGTGGTGGCGGCGGTGGAATGGGAGTTGTTGTGGAAGAGGTGATTGAAATTGATGGAGGCGTATTTGTTGGTTCTTGTTGCCATCCACCACCACCGACGCgaaggaaaagagagagagagttgagaGGAGGCACAAACTACGAAAGGAAAAGGCAACTAGGATTTCAAAACCACGGTCTGGCCATTTCTTGTAACATATATGTTCCTTTGGTCCTATGAAACCAGGATTTCGCCCCctgatttttttctatttttatttttaattaatgaactttttattattaaaataaaaatggataagcgtctttttattctccatttgcTTATccaatcaatttaataaattcttttttttttataaaattaaaatatttatattacaGCATGCGataaaaatttctttcaatttttgtttgcaAACAATAGAAAAGTTAATATGTTAAACACATCTTCCTTTCtgatatctattttttaaataaatttttgaaaataatttttaaaatatatttaaaaatataaaaaatagaaaacaattctaGACTTTTTAAATTAGAAGTACTTTTAAAAATAccgtaaaataaattataagtgtTTTTTTGGTAgtgtataaataattttttcactttttaaaaatactttctattGTCAAAGACTCTTTTACTGTACTGAAATATCACTGAAGTTTCAGACTAATTAATACATTAAATCACGATTAAACAATATAGAGCCATTTGTAATTTGATTCTAGgaccaattttcaaaatgaaaaccaaacatggcATGGACCGTAATCATGAAATCAAGCCCATGTATAGGCCCAAATTAAGAGTCCAATATGAAACAAGCCATGATTCGTGAGCTAACATTGAGAAAAGGTGTGGATCAAAGTTGACTATGCTTTTCAATCTAGCCCACCTTCGTAGCCCATCCCACGGTGGGAATAGAGAATCCCAATTATGGGCCTTGCTCATGGATCATAGGGTATAATTctgaatgttttcaaaatcggTTCAGTCATTGAATCGAAAAAAGTTATTGACTCACGGTTCACTGGTTGGATCGATTATTGAACCGCAATCAAATCGACGGTCGAACCGTGATCAAACTagtgatatcataaatatatattttatatattattaaaattttaataaataaaaataataaattctatctaaattttgCTAGTATGTATTAtgtttgttgagttttttcacaattttttttatctgtaGATGTCaatcaaccaaatattttcaataatttcaataaattaaaatttcaaggtgcaataaataaaacaaaaaatatatatattaaacatatCACTACaattataatcaataaaaaaaattaagaaattaaatataaaacatcaaaattaaaattttaaaaacaaaaatggaaggCAAGGCTCTTTGGGAGGTTTCCAGCGTCATAGGAGGGCTCTTTCCCGCTGGGGGAGCTTTTCAATGCGCCGTTGGGGGTGAGGGGCAACGGGGCTTTGCAAGCGGGGGGTGGTGATGGGGATTTGTAGTGTTTTGAGGTGAGGTTGGGAAGTTTCCAGCTCGTAAcgccgggggggggggggggggggggggggttggcCAGGGTTCCCAATGCCGAGGGGTGCTATCGGTGGGACGATGCTCCAGGCGACAATGGAGGTATTGTTGCCAATAGGACGACACTCCAAGAGAAAATGGAGGTACCAACTGCATGGGGAAGAGGAAAGGAAAATGAGCTGCTAGGTTCGAATGGAACTAGTTGATTTGTCTGGTTCGCCAGTTCAAGCAGTCCAATTccaattcaatcattttccaatCCAATTGGTCAGACCGGATCAGAACTGTGACTGACCAACGGCTGGTCCAATCTAGttgattataaataaaaaaatataaagcaattttttatgtttaaaaacataaaacatagtGTGTTTTACATTACGGGTTTGTTTGTCAATTGTTgtcgaaaacaattttttatttgct comes from the Vitis vinifera cultivar Pinot Noir 40024 chromosome 12, ASM3070453v1 genome and includes:
- the LOC100257423 gene encoding trans-resveratrol di-O-methyltransferase-like, with the translated sequence MDPANSEMSSELLQAQAHVWNHIFNFVNSMSLKCAIQLGIPDIIHNHGKPMTLPQLVAKLPVHPKKTQYVYRLMRVLVQSDFFAAQRAQQSEEEEGYVLTHASRLLLKDDSLSVRPFLLAMLDPTLTKPWHYVSAWFQNDDPTPFDTAHERTLWDYAGHEPQLNYVFNEAMASDARLVTSVLVKEGKGVFEGLNSLVDVGGGTGTVAKAIANAFPHLKCTVLDLPHVVAGLQGSKNLNYFAGDMFEAIPPADAILLKWILHDWSDEECVKILKRCREAIPSKERGGKVIIIDMMVKNQKGDCKSRETQLFFDMLMMVLVTGKEREEKEWEKLFLEAGFSHYKITPILGLRSLIEVYP
- the LOC100262549 gene encoding uncharacterized protein LOC100262549 — translated: MATRTNKYASINFNHLFHNNSHSTAATTATSAPSSSSSSPSNSYKSHLAATRTHGGMLVLSRPTPKAQPQLPPPQKQQPPPPPIQARPEQDSLAPLPLGRAQAGSPSPSSPSKPDRFVPPHLRPGFVGREEKPGLEFQIRPNRQGNFGSPNRYGEEQRPKSGGHERMRRGGESDQGELSRPRSSGTRPSSSG